From a single Azospirillum fermentarium genomic region:
- a CDS encoding TRAP transporter large permease, with translation MTAFMMAAMVALFALSVPIAISIAAAAIGGITLFTPMPLVVVAQKLMTSLDSFPLMAVPLFILAGNLMESGGISARLVDFAKSVVGGIQGGLACSCVLTCMIFAAVSGSSVATTFAIGAIIIPAMIAHGYPREFAAALQATSAELGVIIPPSIPMILYGVSAEVSIGDLFLAGIGPGLLIGGALILFTYLLCRLNGWGTGDREGRLSFVRATERAALALLMPVIIIGGIYRGVFTPTEASAVAVVYAFAVGMGVYRAIGWRDLGPILRKSVLSSAIIMFVIAAAGLFSFLITRAGVPAAIGAWIAGAIGSGWAFLLAVNVFLFVVGMFIETSAAIIVLAPILAPVAVHFGIDPVHFGLVMIVNLALGMVTPPFGVNLFAACQVANVGIERIVPRLVPFVAVVFACLMIITYVPGLTLLFRSLP, from the coding sequence ATGACCGCCTTCATGATGGCGGCCATGGTCGCCCTGTTCGCCCTGTCGGTGCCCATCGCGATATCCATCGCGGCGGCGGCCATCGGCGGCATCACCCTGTTCACGCCCATGCCGCTGGTGGTGGTGGCGCAGAAGCTGATGACCTCGCTGGACAGCTTTCCGCTGATGGCGGTGCCGCTGTTCATCCTGGCCGGCAACCTGATGGAATCGGGGGGCATTTCCGCCCGGCTGGTGGATTTCGCCAAATCCGTGGTCGGCGGCATCCAGGGCGGGCTGGCCTGTTCGTGCGTGCTGACCTGCATGATCTTCGCCGCGGTGTCGGGGTCCAGCGTGGCAACCACGTTTGCCATCGGCGCCATCATCATTCCGGCCATGATCGCTCACGGCTATCCGCGGGAGTTCGCCGCCGCACTGCAGGCCACGTCCGCCGAACTGGGCGTCATCATCCCGCCGTCGATCCCCATGATCCTCTATGGGGTGTCGGCGGAGGTGTCGATCGGCGACCTGTTCCTGGCCGGCATCGGGCCGGGGCTGCTGATCGGCGGGGCGCTGATCCTGTTCACCTATCTGCTGTGCCGCCTGAACGGCTGGGGCACGGGCGACCGCGAGGGGCGCCTGAGCTTCGTCCGCGCCACCGAACGCGCCGCCCTGGCGCTGCTGATGCCGGTCATCATCATCGGCGGCATCTACCGCGGCGTCTTCACCCCGACCGAGGCGTCGGCGGTGGCGGTGGTCTATGCCTTCGCGGTGGGCATGGGTGTGTACCGCGCCATCGGCTGGCGGGATCTGGGGCCGATCCTGCGCAAATCGGTGCTGTCGTCGGCCATCATCATGTTCGTCATCGCCGCCGCCGGGCTGTTCAGCTTCCTCATCACCCGCGCCGGGGTACCGGCGGCCATCGGTGCCTGGATCGCCGGGGCCATCGGCAGCGGCTGGGCCTTTCTGCTGGCGGTGAACGTCTTCCTGTTCGTGGTGGGGATGTTCATCGAAACCTCGGCGGCCATCATCGTGCTGGCCCCGATCCTGGCGCCGGTGGCGGTGCATTTCGGCATCGACCCGGTGCATTTCGGGCTGGTGATGATCGTCAATCTGGCGCTGGGGATGGTCACGCCGCCGTTCGGGGTCAACCTGTTCGCCGCCTGCCAGGTGGCGAATGT